One window of the Candidatus Microbacterium colombiense genome contains the following:
- a CDS encoding LacI family DNA-binding transcriptional regulator translates to MTRTDDETAPRPTLAQVAARAGVSLKTASRALGGESYVSEKTLASVLAAAAELDYQRNAAASLLASGRLADSIGLITGDFTNPFYSALAQAVEDEIRPRGMHLSVANSRESAEQEERVAHDLADRQTKAVITVSAMTDHSDYAQLQARGIPVVFVDRPAEHLDADSVVFDNREGGRLAARHLIEAGHRRIAFIGDYAWLPTYRQRLAGMGDVLDALPPGEGSDWRDLLRTDAHDVASSRDCMRELLALDHPPTAVVAGNNRILLGVMEEISDHDGASPAVIGFDEPEWAQVLGISVVTGDVEALGRQAARLAVARLSDRTRAYESVVIPMQLISRRSTAASVG, encoded by the coding sequence ATGACACGCACCGATGACGAGACCGCTCCGCGGCCGACGCTCGCACAGGTGGCTGCCCGCGCCGGAGTCAGCCTGAAGACGGCATCCCGCGCCCTGGGCGGCGAGTCGTACGTGAGCGAGAAGACCCTCGCGAGCGTGCTCGCGGCGGCCGCCGAGCTCGACTATCAGCGCAATGCCGCCGCCAGCCTGCTCGCCAGTGGCCGCCTGGCCGATTCGATCGGGCTCATCACGGGAGACTTCACCAACCCCTTCTACTCCGCGCTGGCGCAGGCGGTCGAAGACGAGATCCGTCCTCGGGGCATGCACCTCTCGGTCGCGAACTCCCGCGAGTCGGCCGAGCAGGAGGAACGCGTCGCCCACGACCTCGCCGACCGCCAGACCAAGGCCGTCATCACCGTCTCGGCCATGACCGATCACTCCGACTACGCGCAGCTGCAGGCCCGCGGCATCCCCGTCGTGTTCGTCGACCGCCCGGCCGAGCATCTCGATGCCGACTCGGTCGTGTTCGACAACCGCGAAGGCGGGCGCTTGGCGGCGCGGCATCTGATCGAAGCCGGACACCGCCGCATCGCATTCATCGGTGACTACGCCTGGCTGCCCACGTACCGGCAGCGCCTGGCCGGAATGGGCGATGTGCTCGACGCTCTCCCTCCCGGTGAGGGTTCCGATTGGCGAGACCTTCTCCGCACGGACGCGCACGACGTCGCGTCATCGCGGGACTGCATGCGCGAGCTGCTCGCCCTCGATCATCCGCCGACGGCGGTGGTCGCCGGGAACAACCGCATCCTGCTCGGCGTCATGGAGGAGATCTCCGATCACGACGGGGCTTCCCCCGCGGTGATCGGCTTCGACGAACCGGAGTGGGCTCAGGTGCTGGGCATCAGCGTCGTGACGGGCGACGTCGAGGCTCTCGGACGCCAAGCTGCCCGCCTCGCCGTCGCTCGTCTGAGCGACCGCACCCGCGCCTACGAGAGCGTCGTGATCCCGATGCAGCTCATCTCCCGGCGGTCGACAGCCGCGTCTGTGGGTTGA
- a CDS encoding Xaa-Pro peptidase family protein — MTTPPFASAVYSARLDRAAALAAEAGLDAVIVGPGPDLQYLVGVEGDTIERLTALVLGPDLTPTVVVPRMELAKVRSTAVGALGLRIADWVDGENPYDLVADAVGGGTRVAVSDALPALHVIPLAERLDVRIELATPVLREGRMIKDAAEIAELRRAGEAIDRVHRRVPEWLRAGRTEREVAADIAEAIVAEGHRSVEFVIVGSGPNGADPHHEVSDRVIRSGEIVVVDIGGAVPSGYNSDSTRTYAVGTPDPAAAERIAVLVRAQQAAVDAARPGATASDVDAAARTVLADAGLGDAFLHRTGHGIGVSVHEEPYIAPGNDLVLREGMAFSIEPGVYFAGEWGSRIEDIVVLTADGCERLNVAPHTLTIV, encoded by the coding sequence GTGACCACTCCGCCCTTCGCCTCCGCCGTGTATTCCGCCCGTCTCGATCGTGCCGCGGCCCTCGCCGCCGAAGCCGGGCTCGACGCCGTCATCGTGGGCCCCGGACCCGACCTGCAGTACCTGGTCGGCGTCGAGGGCGACACGATCGAGCGCCTCACCGCACTCGTCCTCGGACCCGATCTCACACCCACGGTCGTGGTGCCGCGCATGGAACTCGCGAAGGTGCGATCCACCGCCGTCGGCGCGCTGGGTTTGCGCATCGCCGACTGGGTCGACGGTGAGAACCCCTACGACCTGGTCGCGGATGCCGTCGGAGGTGGCACGCGAGTCGCGGTGTCCGATGCCCTGCCCGCGCTGCATGTGATCCCGCTCGCGGAGCGGCTGGACGTGCGGATCGAGCTCGCGACCCCCGTGCTGCGCGAGGGACGCATGATCAAGGATGCCGCCGAGATCGCGGAACTGCGGCGCGCCGGTGAAGCGATCGATCGCGTGCACCGGCGGGTGCCGGAGTGGCTGCGGGCCGGACGCACGGAGCGCGAGGTCGCCGCCGACATCGCCGAGGCCATCGTCGCCGAGGGACATCGCAGCGTCGAGTTCGTGATCGTCGGCTCCGGCCCGAACGGCGCGGATCCGCACCATGAGGTCTCGGACCGCGTCATCCGGTCCGGCGAGATCGTCGTCGTCGACATCGGCGGGGCCGTGCCCAGCGGCTACAACTCCGACAGCACCCGCACCTATGCGGTCGGCACCCCCGACCCCGCCGCCGCCGAACGGATCGCGGTGCTCGTGCGAGCGCAGCAGGCCGCGGTGGATGCGGCGCGGCCCGGTGCCACGGCATCCGACGTCGACGCAGCCGCCCGCACCGTGCTCGCCGACGCGGGACTGGGCGACGCCTTCCTGCACCGCACGGGTCACGGCATCGGCGTCTCGGTGCACGAGGAGCCCTACATCGCGCCGGGCAACGACCTGGTGCTGCGCGAGGGCATGGCCTTCAGCATCGAGCCCGGTGTCTACTTCGCCGGCGAATGGGGCTCCCGCATCGAAGACATCGTGGTGCTCACGGCCGACGGCTGCGAGCGCCTGAACGTCGCCCCGCACACCCTCACCATCGTCTGA
- a CDS encoding helix-turn-helix transcriptional regulator translates to MASDEQQRKELGAFLRARREHLDRADFGLPPAGRGRTVGLRREEISYLSGVSVTWYTWLEQGRGINPSRQVLDAVATTLHLTITEHDYVLRLAGFAAARPGGGEAVETAPAHVQRFLDALDEHPAYALAPDWGVAGWNAAYEALYPNVAQTPPEQRNLLWLIFTDPYVRSLLDDWDVTSRRFLAEFRAEAGPRLGDPRYRDLVSRLIEASPEFRERWESHDIRGFQSRERVFQHPELGRLVFEHHQLRPSDQTDIQLVVYTPDDATRERFGRRGR, encoded by the coding sequence ATGGCCAGCGACGAACAGCAGCGGAAGGAACTCGGGGCCTTCCTGCGCGCCCGTCGCGAGCATCTCGACCGCGCCGACTTCGGGCTGCCCCCGGCCGGACGCGGCCGCACGGTGGGGCTCCGCCGCGAGGAGATCTCGTATCTGTCGGGCGTGAGCGTCACCTGGTACACCTGGCTCGAGCAGGGGCGCGGCATCAATCCCTCACGGCAGGTGCTGGATGCCGTCGCCACCACGCTGCACCTCACGATCACCGAGCACGACTATGTGCTGCGCCTGGCGGGATTCGCTGCGGCACGACCCGGCGGAGGAGAGGCCGTCGAGACGGCACCGGCGCACGTGCAACGGTTCCTCGACGCGCTCGACGAGCACCCCGCCTACGCCCTGGCCCCCGACTGGGGCGTCGCCGGCTGGAACGCGGCCTATGAAGCGCTGTATCCGAACGTGGCACAGACCCCGCCGGAGCAGCGCAACCTGCTGTGGCTGATCTTCACCGATCCGTACGTGCGCTCCCTGCTCGACGACTGGGATGTCACCAGCCGCCGATTCCTCGCCGAGTTCCGCGCCGAAGCCGGCCCGCGCCTGGGTGACCCCCGCTACCGCGACCTGGTGTCACGGCTGATCGAGGCCAGCCCGGAGTTCCGTGAACGATGGGAGAGTCACGACATCCGCGGCTTCCAGTCACGGGAGCGCGTGTTCCAGCATCCCGAACTCGGCCGGCTGGTCTTCGAGCACCACCAGTTGCGCCCGTCGGATCAGACCGACATCCAACTCGTCGTCTACACGCCCGACGATGCGACCCGCGAGCGCTTCGGGCGCCGCGGACGCTGA
- a CDS encoding amidohydrolase — MTTVFTGRIRPLSPTVDTRAEAMAVEDGRVVAIGSTAELHARFPDAETVALDGWVMPGLIEPHGHPGFSAIVLSDLVVDIRPVVVPDADAVLSTLRTAVASAAGAAVFANGWDALLQRGLPEPDIRLLDGLAGDVPLVVIHNSGHSAYFNTAGARAAGVDRATPDPVGASFGHDADGELSGVALEAAAVEMILAPLLAAAQQHLPQLLTGHLRDLAARGITTVADLSWNAELNPLIAALRGQGALPLRLRWYEMSRPGGTVSPRADDDDPWFRQTGVKTWSDGSPWVGNIATSFPYLDTPATRDLGLEPHHIGHANYTAQQLQEIAEPYAAGRWQLACHVHGDRAIDTTLDVYEQIITRHGLSDHRFRLEHCGAMTPAQFDRAAALGVTVSLFVDHITYWGEVLVDDLFGPEHGGAWADAGAAFAAGHRATFHNDGWVTPNEPFRNMAVAETRTTRRGYRMPGGTPVTRTQALQGHTTNAAWQLFSENEVGALVPGLFADFLVVDRDPVTVSAEDLANTAVVATYVAGSRVI, encoded by the coding sequence ATGACGACAGTCTTCACCGGCCGCATCCGTCCGCTCAGCCCCACCGTCGACACCCGGGCGGAGGCGATGGCCGTCGAGGACGGCCGCGTCGTCGCGATCGGTTCGACCGCCGAGCTGCACGCTCGATTCCCGGATGCCGAGACCGTCGCGCTCGACGGCTGGGTCATGCCGGGGCTGATCGAGCCCCACGGACACCCCGGATTCTCGGCGATCGTCCTCTCCGATCTCGTGGTCGACATCCGCCCGGTGGTCGTGCCGGATGCCGATGCCGTGCTCTCCACTCTCCGCACCGCCGTCGCCTCTGCCGCCGGCGCCGCCGTGTTCGCGAACGGCTGGGATGCGCTGCTGCAGCGTGGGCTCCCCGAGCCCGACATCCGACTGCTCGATGGGCTCGCCGGTGACGTGCCTCTCGTGGTGATCCACAACTCGGGCCACTCCGCCTACTTCAACACCGCGGGAGCGCGGGCCGCGGGCGTCGACCGCGCGACACCCGACCCCGTGGGCGCGTCGTTCGGCCATGATGCCGATGGTGAGCTCTCCGGGGTCGCCCTCGAAGCGGCGGCGGTGGAGATGATCCTCGCTCCGCTTCTCGCGGCCGCCCAGCAGCACCTGCCGCAACTGCTCACCGGTCATCTGCGAGATCTGGCCGCGCGCGGCATCACGACCGTCGCGGATCTCTCCTGGAATGCCGAGCTCAACCCGCTGATCGCGGCGCTGCGCGGCCAGGGTGCGCTCCCCCTGCGGCTGCGCTGGTACGAGATGTCGCGCCCCGGCGGCACCGTGAGCCCGCGCGCCGACGACGACGACCCGTGGTTCCGCCAGACCGGGGTGAAGACGTGGTCGGACGGCTCGCCCTGGGTCGGCAACATCGCGACCTCCTTCCCCTACCTCGACACACCGGCCACGCGTGATCTCGGCCTCGAGCCGCACCACATCGGGCACGCGAACTACACCGCGCAGCAGCTGCAGGAGATCGCCGAGCCGTACGCCGCCGGGCGATGGCAGCTGGCATGCCATGTGCACGGCGACCGGGCGATCGACACCACCCTCGACGTGTACGAGCAGATCATCACCCGTCACGGTCTGAGCGATCACCGGTTCCGGCTGGAGCACTGCGGGGCGATGACTCCCGCCCAGTTCGATCGCGCGGCCGCGCTCGGCGTCACGGTGAGCCTGTTCGTCGACCACATCACGTACTGGGGCGAAGTGCTGGTCGACGACCTGTTCGGTCCGGAGCACGGCGGTGCCTGGGCCGACGCCGGAGCAGCGTTCGCCGCCGGCCACCGCGCGACCTTCCACAACGACGGGTGGGTCACGCCGAACGAGCCGTTCCGCAACATGGCGGTGGCGGAGACCCGCACCACGCGTAGGGGGTATCGGATGCCGGGCGGCACGCCGGTCACGCGAACCCAGGCCCTGCAGGGCCATACGACCAACGCCGCCTGGCAGTTGTTCAGCGAGAACGAGGTCGGTGCTCTCGTGCCCGGACTGTTCGCGGACTTCCTGGTCGTCGACCGTGACCCGGTCACCGTGTCGGCGGAAGACCTCGCGAACACCGCGGTCGTCGCCACCTACGTCGCCGGATCGCGGGTGATCTGA
- a CDS encoding NUDIX hydrolase, whose product MDLRVAAYAVVTDDDGRLLLARWTEGRRVAWTMPGGGLEPGESPEDAVRRELREETGYSVKVGELLGIHSRVIPATQRVQKAAEPLHTLRIVYRAQVTGGKLRFETDGSTDMAEWFSRRAVAELQRVKLVDIAMRMAGIY is encoded by the coding sequence ATGGACCTGCGTGTCGCGGCATACGCGGTCGTCACCGATGACGACGGCCGGCTGCTGCTCGCGCGCTGGACCGAAGGTCGACGCGTGGCCTGGACCATGCCCGGCGGTGGCCTCGAACCGGGCGAATCGCCGGAAGACGCCGTCCGCCGTGAACTCCGCGAGGAGACCGGCTACAGCGTCAAGGTCGGCGAGCTCCTCGGCATCCATTCCCGTGTGATCCCCGCCACGCAGCGCGTGCAGAAGGCCGCCGAGCCCCTGCACACCCTGCGCATCGTCTACCGCGCGCAGGTGACGGGGGGAAAGCTGCGGTTCGAGACCGACGGTTCCACCGACATGGCCGAATGGTTCTCACGTCGTGCCGTCGCCGAACTGCAACGGGTGAAGCTGGTCGACATCGCGATGCGGATGGCCGGCATCTACTGA
- a CDS encoding GH92 family glycosyl hydrolase — translation MRVPSPSNQRPARRSWAAAGVALTVGMAMLTPVQASAAAGSTFSSSFETGDAAPVLTGTGKAVNVTGSQFAPGSVLSGVTAVTASAQNTPNEAATFVADGNASSKWLAFTNKAWVQYQLAAPQPMVRYILTSGNDEPDRDPKDFRVQGSNNGTDWVTVDERSGELFTGRGETRSFTLATASTAYTYYRLDVLATKTPSKNIVQLAGWEPIAVDGATPEPADLKLQIGNGPTSSDTAKTGVGFTGTKALQYTGRHLDAGPASSTSVLYDDAGIALDDDSQLSYLVFPNLDGEQTYAATFVAVDLTFDDGTTLSTSGAVDSYGYGASARQQGQANVLWPNQWNKVTVDLGQFAGRTVDDILFTYDHPGTDVKGVEVPTGETAFSGWLDDVAIGAAEELDTSDGLVSYVDTRRGTNSTGGFSRGNNLPATAWPNGFNFITPMTNADNVGTIYQYQRANTAQNLPALNGIGFSHQPSIWMGDRNQIAVLPAANANPTSSLNDRKLTFHHENETARPDIYGVEFDNGINTEVTATDHGAIYRFEFTGDASSVLIDQLVNNSKLTVSGDTVSGWVDGGSGWPGRTRMFVYGTFDRQPTASGATTRGDRNGTARYAAFDTTTDRTVELRLSSSFISQDQAKANHGFELEGVSFDRAHKAVRDAWNERLSVVHDVKGASDTQLVTLYSSLYRLNLYPNSQFENTGTATKPVYKYASPVSATSGSASDTQTNAKIVDGKIYVNNGFWDTYRTAWPLYSLLYPDVTEELVDGFVQQYRDGGWVARWSSPGYADLMTGTSSDVAFADAYLAGALSTDTALEAYDAAVKNATVLPASNAVGRKGLGQSIFLGYTEASTHESASWGLEGYINDFGIAEMAKALSEDPKTPKDRVAQLKEEATYFEARAEHYVEMYNPEAGTFTSRNADGSWTAGADFDKKAWGGAFTEASAWTFGFHAPHDVDGLAALYGGRQGLVDVMHDFLTTREKADHSGIHEAREARDVRLGMLGMSNQIAHHIPYVLAEAGDPSGAQELIRDIQDRLFVGSDIGQGYPGDEDNGEFSAWYVFSALGFYPLEVGSGNYTIGTPLFDSATLSIGDTDLVINAPGASAGKDYVAGVSINGTAIDQTTFDGDLVREGGTLDFTMSATPSAWGAKDLGERLDVPTTLVDATKVGRGTLTATDGTPVGSLIDDNMTSKVTFAGDSTELLWTSQSGPVSIGQYTLTSAAKADAPSSWTLEGSVDGKTWTEIDSREGESFTWDSQTRPFSAQSQDGYTSVKLTLTSSSAALSLSEVELFASASAADGLAISAGAPQRVKVDTAFTGSLATIVGTETDAAGYTVTVDYGDGTEQTDVKLAKDDLGGWKVSAPHTFTAPGTYSAAITVRDSNGAVAQTTASVTVYRDETLVGAFNNVCIGDLDVTAANCDSQGHGYFRDKLVADGFVQGETLTIPGTELTYDLPEVAPGAPDNITGEGQTVRISLGDGAKKLSFIGTATESNRDSEAVLHFTDGTEQRVLISLGDWVGASGNPYEGNTVLTISEGRLSGTGAESSIKNTAIYATAPVTIDVDDVGAPKVVESLTMPKEAGSLNDGRVHIFAIASDGDRAAAAPLSVTAGTVSGQITGEEFDATLATVTGGAGDTTATVNWGDGSAITAVEVVDGVVASSHTYATAGTFTVTVTADDGVQSAAKTLEIVVEDPEPSYTPEITAPEQARPGDTVEITGTGFAPDENVSIRIDDEEPVVVEADGDGGIRGDIIVPEDAVDGDHPVVALGDVSNVEARASLRVTAEASTPQSTSVTLAAGSDDPVAGESIALTATVTPAGAAGKVDFLEGSTIVGSATVTAGTATADVLIATSGSHTFVARFVPSDPDAYRGSESSPLTLDVRGTPVLEAEVVLGVKSVVQGGSLEVTGRGFASGEKVTITLHSDPIRLGEVTADGTGAFRVTVTVPASAPVGAHTLIVEGADSGLSAEAALRVTAAAGGGDGLAGTGGAIPVVLISLVLMLLAAGGVLVIRRRRVES, via the coding sequence ATGAGGGTCCCCAGCCCGAGCAATCAACGCCCCGCGCGCCGATCATGGGCAGCGGCCGGCGTCGCCCTGACGGTGGGCATGGCCATGCTGACGCCGGTGCAGGCATCAGCGGCCGCAGGATCGACATTCTCGTCATCCTTCGAGACCGGCGACGCCGCACCCGTGCTGACCGGCACCGGAAAGGCGGTCAACGTCACCGGCAGCCAGTTCGCGCCGGGCAGCGTGCTCAGCGGCGTCACCGCGGTGACGGCATCCGCTCAGAACACCCCGAACGAAGCCGCCACCTTCGTCGCCGACGGCAATGCCTCGTCGAAGTGGCTCGCCTTCACGAACAAGGCGTGGGTGCAGTACCAGCTCGCGGCTCCGCAGCCGATGGTGCGCTACATCCTCACCTCCGGCAACGACGAGCCCGACCGCGACCCCAAGGACTTCCGCGTGCAGGGCTCGAACAACGGCACCGACTGGGTGACCGTCGACGAGCGCAGCGGCGAGCTGTTCACGGGCCGCGGCGAGACGCGCTCCTTCACGCTCGCCACCGCGAGCACCGCCTACACGTACTACCGCCTCGATGTGCTCGCGACGAAGACGCCGAGCAAGAACATCGTGCAGCTGGCCGGCTGGGAGCCGATCGCCGTCGACGGCGCGACTCCGGAGCCCGCAGACCTCAAGCTGCAGATCGGCAACGGGCCCACCAGCTCCGACACCGCCAAGACGGGCGTGGGCTTCACCGGCACGAAGGCGCTGCAGTACACCGGGCGCCACCTCGACGCCGGGCCCGCCTCCTCGACGAGCGTGCTGTACGACGACGCCGGCATCGCGCTCGACGACGACAGCCAGCTGTCGTACCTCGTCTTCCCCAACCTCGACGGTGAGCAGACCTACGCCGCCACCTTCGTCGCGGTCGACCTGACCTTCGACGACGGCACGACGCTCTCCACCAGTGGCGCCGTCGACTCCTACGGCTACGGCGCGAGCGCCCGCCAGCAGGGCCAGGCCAACGTGCTGTGGCCGAACCAGTGGAACAAGGTGACGGTCGACCTCGGCCAGTTCGCCGGACGCACGGTCGACGACATCCTCTTCACCTACGACCACCCCGGCACCGACGTCAAGGGCGTCGAGGTGCCCACCGGTGAGACCGCCTTCAGCGGCTGGCTCGACGACGTCGCGATCGGTGCGGCCGAAGAGCTCGACACCTCCGACGGACTCGTGTCGTACGTCGACACCCGCCGCGGCACGAACTCGACCGGCGGCTTCTCGCGCGGCAACAACCTGCCGGCGACCGCCTGGCCGAACGGGTTCAACTTCATCACTCCGATGACGAACGCCGACAACGTGGGCACGATCTACCAGTACCAGCGGGCGAACACCGCGCAGAACCTGCCGGCACTCAACGGCATCGGCTTCTCGCACCAGCCCAGCATCTGGATGGGTGACCGCAACCAGATCGCCGTGCTTCCCGCCGCGAATGCCAACCCCACGTCGTCGTTGAACGACCGCAAGCTCACGTTCCACCACGAGAACGAGACCGCGCGGCCCGACATCTACGGCGTCGAGTTCGACAACGGCATCAACACCGAGGTCACCGCGACCGACCACGGCGCGATCTATCGCTTCGAGTTCACCGGCGACGCCAGCTCCGTGCTTATCGACCAGCTCGTGAATAACTCGAAGCTCACCGTCTCCGGCGACACCGTCTCAGGATGGGTCGACGGCGGCTCCGGCTGGCCCGGTCGCACACGCATGTTCGTGTACGGCACGTTCGACCGCCAGCCCACCGCATCCGGCGCCACCACCCGTGGTGACCGCAACGGCACCGCGCGCTACGCGGCGTTCGACACGACGACCGACCGCACGGTAGAGCTGCGCCTGTCGTCGTCGTTCATCTCGCAGGATCAGGCGAAGGCCAACCACGGCTTCGAGCTCGAGGGCGTCTCGTTCGACCGCGCTCACAAGGCCGTTCGCGATGCGTGGAACGAGCGACTCAGCGTCGTGCACGACGTGAAGGGCGCGAGCGACACCCAGCTCGTCACCCTCTATTCGAGCCTCTACCGCCTGAACCTCTACCCCAACTCGCAGTTCGAGAACACGGGAACGGCCACCAAGCCGGTCTACAAGTACGCCAGCCCCGTCTCCGCCACCAGCGGATCGGCGAGCGACACCCAGACCAACGCCAAGATCGTCGACGGCAAGATCTATGTCAACAACGGTTTCTGGGACACGTACCGCACCGCCTGGCCGCTCTACTCGCTGCTCTACCCCGACGTGACCGAGGAACTGGTCGACGGCTTCGTGCAGCAGTACCGTGACGGCGGATGGGTCGCGCGCTGGTCCTCCCCCGGCTACGCCGACCTGATGACGGGCACGAGCTCCGACGTCGCCTTCGCCGACGCCTACCTCGCAGGTGCGCTCAGCACCGACACCGCGCTCGAGGCCTACGACGCGGCGGTCAAGAACGCCACCGTGCTCCCGGCATCCAACGCCGTCGGACGCAAGGGACTCGGCCAGTCGATCTTCCTCGGCTACACCGAGGCGAGCACGCACGAGAGTGCATCGTGGGGTCTCGAGGGCTACATCAACGACTTCGGCATCGCCGAGATGGCCAAGGCGCTCTCGGAGGACCCGAAGACGCCGAAGGACCGTGTCGCGCAGCTGAAGGAGGAAGCGACCTACTTCGAGGCACGTGCCGAGCACTACGTCGAGATGTACAACCCCGAAGCGGGCACGTTCACCTCGCGCAACGCCGATGGCAGCTGGACCGCCGGGGCGGACTTCGACAAGAAGGCGTGGGGCGGTGCCTTCACCGAGGCCAGCGCCTGGACGTTCGGGTTCCACGCCCCGCACGATGTCGACGGTCTGGCCGCGCTCTACGGCGGACGCCAGGGACTCGTCGACGTGATGCACGACTTCCTCACCACCCGTGAGAAGGCCGACCACTCCGGCATCCACGAAGCACGTGAGGCTCGCGATGTGCGACTGGGCATGCTCGGCATGTCGAACCAGATCGCGCACCACATCCCCTACGTGCTCGCCGAGGCGGGCGACCCCTCGGGGGCGCAGGAGCTCATCCGCGACATCCAGGACCGTCTGTTCGTCGGATCCGACATCGGCCAGGGCTACCCGGGCGACGAGGACAACGGCGAGTTCTCGGCCTGGTACGTCTTCTCGGCGCTGGGCTTCTACCCGCTCGAGGTCGGATCGGGGAACTACACGATCGGCACGCCGCTGTTCGACAGCGCGACGCTCTCGATCGGTGACACCGACCTGGTCATCAACGCACCCGGTGCGTCGGCGGGCAAGGACTACGTCGCAGGCGTCAGCATCAACGGCACCGCCATCGACCAGACGACCTTCGACGGCGACCTGGTGCGCGAGGGAGGAACGCTCGACTTCACGATGAGCGCGACACCGTCCGCCTGGGGCGCGAAGGATCTGGGCGAGAGGCTCGACGTGCCCACCACACTCGTCGACGCCACCAAGGTCGGCCGGGGAACCCTCACGGCGACCGACGGCACTCCCGTCGGTTCGCTGATCGACGACAACATGACCTCGAAGGTGACGTTCGCGGGCGACTCGACCGAGTTGCTGTGGACCTCGCAGTCGGGACCCGTCTCGATCGGTCAGTACACGCTGACCAGCGCTGCCAAGGCGGATGCTCCGTCGAGCTGGACGCTCGAGGGCTCGGTCGACGGCAAGACCTGGACCGAGATCGACAGCCGCGAGGGCGAATCGTTCACGTGGGATTCGCAGACCCGGCCGTTCTCGGCGCAGAGTCAGGACGGCTACACGAGCGTGAAGTTGACGCTCACGTCATCGAGTGCGGCGCTGTCGCTCTCGGAGGTCGAACTGTTCGCCTCGGCCTCGGCCGCTGACGGGCTCGCGATCTCGGCCGGTGCGCCGCAGCGCGTGAAGGTCGACACCGCGTTCACCGGATCCCTGGCGACGATCGTGGGAACCGAGACGGATGCCGCCGGCTACACCGTCACGGTCGACTACGGCGACGGCACCGAGCAGACCGACGTGAAGCTCGCGAAGGACGACCTCGGCGGGTGGAAGGTGAGCGCACCGCACACCTTCACGGCTCCGGGAACGTACTCGGCGGCCATCACGGTGCGCGACTCGAACGGCGCAGTGGCTCAGACCACGGCATCGGTGACGGTCTACCGCGATGAGACGCTGGTCGGCGCCTTCAACAACGTCTGCATCGGCGACCTCGATGTCACCGCGGCGAACTGCGACTCGCAGGGTCACGGCTACTTCCGCGACAAGCTCGTCGCCGACGGCTTCGTGCAGGGCGAGACCCTGACGATCCCTGGTACCGAGCTGACGTACGACCTGCCGGAGGTGGCACCGGGCGCGCCCGACAACATCACCGGTGAGGGTCAGACCGTGCGCATCTCGCTCGGAGACGGTGCGAAGAAGCTCTCGTTCATCGGAACCGCGACCGAGAGCAACCGTGACTCGGAGGCCGTGCTGCACTTCACCGACGGGACGGAGCAGCGCGTGCTGATCAGCCTCGGCGACTGGGTCGGCGCATCGGGGAACCCCTACGAGGGCAACACGGTGCTCACCATCTCGGAGGGACGCCTCTCCGGGACGGGCGCGGAGTCGAGCATCAAGAACACGGCGATCTACGCCACCGCACCGGTCACGATCGATGTGGATGACGTGGGTGCCCCGAAGGTCGTCGAGTCGCTGACGATGCCGAAGGAGGCGGGTTCGTTGAACGACGGACGCGTGCACATCTTCGCCATCGCGTCGGACGGCGACCGTGCCGCTGCTGCGCCGCTGAGCGTCACGGCAGGCACCGTGTCGGGTCAGATCACGGGCGAGGAGTTCGACGCGACGCTCGCCACGGTCACCGGCGGCGCCGGAGACACCACCGCGACGGTCAACTGGGGCGATGGTTCGGCCATCACCGCGGTCGAGGTCGTCGACGGAGTCGTCGCTTCCAGCCACACCTACGCCACGGCGGGCACCTTCACGGTGACGGTCACGGCGGACGACGGTGTGCAGTCGGCCGCGAAGACGCTCGAGATCGTGGTCGAGGATCCGGAGCCCAGCTACACGCCGGAGATCACGGCACCGGAGCAGGCGCGTCCCGGCGACACGGTGGAGATCACCGGTACCGGCTTCGCACCCGATGAGAACGTCTCGATCCGTATCGACGACGAGGAGCCGGTGGTCGTGGAGGCCGACGGCGACGGCGGCATCCGCGGTGACATCATCGTGCCGGAGGATGCCGTGGATGGCGATCACCCCGTGGTGGCGCTCGGCGACGTCTCGAACGTCGAAGCGAGAGCGTCTCTCCGGGTCACCGCCGAGGCCTCGACGCCGCAGAGCACCTCGGTCACGCTGGCCGCGGGCTCCGACGACCCGGTCGCCGGTGAGTCGATCGCACTGACGGCGACGGTCACCCCGGCCGGCGCCGCGGGCAAGGTCGACTTCCTCGAAGGCAGCACCATCGTCGGATCGGCGACGGTCACGGCCGGAACCGCGACGGCCGACGTGCTGATCGCGACCTCGGGAAGCCACACGTTCGTCGCCCGGTTCGTGCCGTCCGACCCGGATGCGTACCGCGGCTCCGAGTCGTCGCCCCTCACGCTCGACGTCCGTGGCACCCCGGTGCTCGAGGCAGAGGTCGTGCTCGGTGTGAAGAGCGTGGTGCAGGGTGGAAGCCTGGAGGTGACCGGCCGCGGCTTCGCCTCGGGCGAGAAGGTCACCATCACGCTGCACTCCGACCCGATCCGCCTCGGTGAGGTCACGGCAGACGGAACCGGAGCATTCCGGGTCACCGTGACCGTGCCGGCATCCGCACCGGTGGGCGCCCACACGCTCATCGTCGAGGGCGCGGACTCCGGTCTGAGCGCCGAGGCTGCACTGCGGGTGACCGCGGCAGCCGGCGGTGGCGACGGTCTGGCCGGAACGGGAGGCGCGATCCCCGTCGTGCTCATCTCCCTGGTGCTGATGCTGCTCGCCGCAGGTGGCGTGCTGGTCATCCGCCGACGCCGAGTGGAGTCCTGA